A segment of the Streptomyces sp. NBC_00178 genome:
GCTCTGGGCAGAGAAGCCCGATTCGCGGGACAGTGCCGCGAGCGTCATGCGCCGTCGTTTGCGTGCGAGTACCAGTCTTTCGGGGGTGAACACTTTCCCCAGCTCCCGTCGTGCTTAGTCGGTCTTCCTGACCTCGAAGTCCAGGTCGTCGCCGTCGTCGGGCGCGTCCAGGAGGGCGATGTCGAGGCCCGGGTCGGTGCGGATGAAGAGTGGAATGCGCTCACTCCACTCGTTCACGTATTTTCCCTCCATTTTCTTGGGGAGGGAAAGTTCTGCGGACAGCTTGCCTTCTGCGTTTCGTTCATAGAGCAGGAACCACAGGGGCATGGAGTCGAGTTCGCCGCCGAACTCGACTTCATCGCGGGAGCTGAAGACTCCCTGGCCGCTGCGTTCGTACTTCGTGTTGTTCTCGACCAGCTGCGCCATGACCCGGCCCTTGGGGTTCTTGGAGCGGACCGAGCAGTCGAGGTCGGCGACGCCTCCTGAGCCGCTGACGGCGGTGATGGCGTGGCTCCCCGAGGGGTGGACGACGCGCAGGATGCTGTCTCGTGCGGTGTACTTCCAGATCGGATCCCGATTTGCCGGGTCAGTCAGGTGTTCTGCGAGGAACCGGTTGGTCCTGCTCCAGAACGTGATGCCTGCCATCGCCGGCGCGTCGAACTCGGTGCACATCTTGGCCTCAGCAACGGCCCGGTCCAGCACACCTTCGAATAGCTTCTTGTCCACGCCGAGCTGCTTGAGCCGGGTGGCAACCTCGTGCGCTTCGCTGCCAGTCACTACATCCCCTCCCAGGGTCGGTTTCAAGGACCGTACCTGGTATGAGGGCTGTTTTTTGAAACCTTGGCGATCATTGCACGCCTGTTCGAATTTGTCATGTCGGGCGTCGCTCTAGATGGACGGGCCCACCCGCACAGCTCTACGCATCACTGAGCTGCGAGGGCGACGACGGCGACCAGGACCGCGACAGCCGCGACGAAGACGCCGGCGAACGAGCCCGCGACGCCCAGGGGCTTCTCCAGGCGGGGGTGGCGGTGGGTGACATACGCCAGGCCGACCAGGACAAGCCCCGACACGAGGACCAGGAGCAGTGCGACGAACAGGACAAGGGCGAAGACGATCAGGGTGGTCGTGGGCACGACGGTTCTCGTTTCGGTGAGGCGCTCGGGCTGAGCGCGGGGTCACAGCCCGCGCTCCGGGACCGCTCAATCGGTCCGACCGGCCACGGTCGGGGCGTAGAGCGGGCTCACAGACGTTGGGTTGCGGGGTGGTGGGCTGCACGATGAAGGAGGCGCCACCAAGCGGCGCAAGCCCTGTCGGTATCGCATCTCAGGCGGCACAGCGCGGCGGTCCGCGCTCCTCGCTCACTAGGTAGCCCGCCGGTGTCACTCATCGGTAAGGGAGTCAGAGACCTCGCGGTGGTCGGCCGGCCCGGCAGGCCAGCTGCGGCTTTGCGCCGCCGACGACGGTCCGGGACCCCTCTCACCTCTTCACGGCTATCGCGTGAAAGAGGTGTCGGTGTGCAAGATCGGCTTGCCCATAGGGTCTGACCTGGGGAAACGATGCGATCTTGAAAAGTGGGGTTCACACCTCCGGTCCTACCTCCGGTGCAACCCTGAATCCCCCTATGGAGACAACGATGGGAGCAACCGTGGGTGCAACCCCCCGCGGGCCCATGAGACGCCTCAGAGCCGGGCCGGTCCTGGGCTTGCCCGCCTTGCTTGCGGTGCTCTCTCTCGCGGGTGCGAGGTTGCGGAATCGGGCCCTGGCTGCGGCCTGGGTCGTCATCCTTGGCTCATGGAGGACTTCGAGTTCGACTGCTGGAGTTGCTGGGAGACCAACGTGCTCCAGGGCCGCCCCAAGGGCTTCTGGACGACGACGCACTACGAGCTACCCAGCCAGTGGGACTGCTGGTCATGCGGTGCCAGCAACACCACACCCGACGACTATTGACCAGGCAGATGCCCTGTGCGGTACGCGGGCGCACCCTGGGGGTATGAGCGTGCCGATAGTGATCCACCGACCGTCTGTGACCGGGGGCCGGCGGGTCACCATCCAGGGTCAGATCGTCGGCCTGGCCCACGACGACCACGACGTGGTCGAGTTTCTACGCCGGGCCGGCCTGCCCGACTCCGAGCAGCTGCTCGACGACCCGGTGTGGGTGCAGTGGCGGGGCGGTCGGGCGCACCGGTACGAAGCGGCGTAGGTCCGCCTGTTAGGCGGGCGGGGTGCTGGTGCCCAGGACGCCGCGGGCGCGGAGCTGGTCAAGCGTGTCAAGGCCGCCCGGCCGGTACAGCGGGGCAGCCTCGATGTCGGCCTGGGTGGCGCGGACCCGCCGGGTGGCGGTCGTGCCCGGCGGGGTGGCCTGTGGCTGCGCTTGAGGGCCGTGTCCCAACGGTCTGCGCGGTGTGCTCATAGCTGGTGATCGTATGGTCAACGGCTCGAGGCGCAGGGTGCGTTGTCGGTGCTCGCCGCTAGGGTCCCGGGATGACTACCTCAGAGGACACGCGACCCGTTCCGCCGCTCGGTTGGTGTGCCGAATGCATCCGTGAAGCGAGTTGGGTTCGTGCTGTGACGACGTGGCAGGGGACCGCCCTCTGCGCACAGCACTTGATTTTTGTTCACGGCATAGGGGACATCGACATCGAGGAAGAGAATGCCCCTCTCGGCAAGCCTCAGGCGGTTCTGGACGCTTTGCGGAGGGGCATTCATTCGCGAGGCCGTGTAGCTGGTTTCTAGTAATCCAGGTCCAGGTAATCAATATCGTTGATGGCGACGTCTGAGATTCCGAGGGCGCGGTTTCCGCCGTCCTGGAAATAGACGTCTTTGAATCCTTCGGCGATGATTCCGCGCATCTGCTGGTCGCTGGCGCCGGTGTTGCGGGCGTCGAAGAGACGTTGCGCGTACGTCGGGGGAAGGTGCACGGTGAGGCGCCGGAACCGTCCGTCGTCCGTCGTACCAACCGCAGCGGAGTAGCCGAAGCGGGCCCTGGTCTCCACGGTGATGCCGCCCGAGGCAGCGGCCTGCTTCTGCCGGCGCTTGCGGACCAGCGGCTGCCAGCGGGCCCGGACCGCGTCGTCGATTTTCGCGGCGACGTCGACCCGGGCATGCTTGCGGGCACCGCGCCGGTAGCGGTTCACGCTGTCGGCGGTGACACCGAGCTCCTGCGCCACCGCCTTCGCGCTGCCGAGCTGCTTGAGCAAAAACCCGATCTGACCCTTGAGAGTCTTGGGCGGGTCCTTGGTGAACGCCTCGCGGTCGGCGCGTTCGATCGCGTCGTCGATCTCCCCCACGGGGCTACTCCCCTTCGTCCAGGACGGCGTCGCCGCCCTTGATGTGGCGGGCCGGGTTCAGGCCCTTCTCCATCAGGTCGACCGCCCACAGCATCGACTGCACGCCCTCCAGCTTCGCCAGACCCGGTGTCGGCCCGAGACGGAACCCGCCCGGCTGCGGCTTCCCCGAGGTGGCGTAGGGAAGGAAGTCCAGAGGCGATTCACCCGGGCTCGGGTAGACGACGCAGTCCGACAGGACGGCCAGCGGGTACAGGCCGGTCAGCTTGACCATGTTGTTCAGCTTGCGGTGCATGTTGACCCGGGCCTTGGAGATGACCGCGGCCCGGATGTCCGGACGCCACGTCGGCCGCGCCAGGGCCGGCCACGTCTCACCCTGCTTGTAGGACTTGCCCTGGGGACGCTCACGGAGCTTGCCGACCCCGCCCTTGACCGTGGCCTTGATGGCG
Coding sequences within it:
- the tpg gene encoding telomere-protecting terminal protein Tpg, with translation MGEIDDAIERADREAFTKDPPKTLKGQIGFLLKQLGSAKAVAQELGVTADSVNRYRRGARKHARVDVAAKIDDAVRARWQPLVRKRRQKQAAASGGITVETRARFGYSAAVGTTDDGRFRRLTVHLPPTYAQRLFDARNTGASDQQMRGIIAEGFKDVYFQDGGNRALGISDVAINDIDYLDLDY